A single region of the Pueribacillus theae genome encodes:
- the lpdA gene encoding dihydrolipoyl dehydrogenase, translated as MVVGDFAEEIDTLIIGSGPGGYVAAIRAAQLGQKVTLVERGETLGGVCLNVGCIPSKALISTSHKVEEMKNSSDLGITVDNVNVDFSKVQDWKNSVVKKLTGGVEGLMKGNKVEVVKGEAYFSDEKTVRVTKDEYTTQTYKFNNCIIATGSRPIELPNFKWSDRVISSTEALSLNEIPKKLVVIGGGYIGTELGTAYANFGTEVVILEGEKQILSGFEKQMGMLVSRSLKKKGAEIYTGAMAQSVEEKEDGVVVTAEIKGETKTFEADYVLVTVGRRPNTDELGLEQIGVELTDKGLIKVDNQCKTNIDGIYAIGDVVSGPALAHKASYEGKVAAEAISGKPSQVDYLAIPEVVFSEPELASVGYNEKEAKEAGFDAVASKFPFAANGRALTLNATDGFVKLVTRKEDGLVLGAQIAGPSASDMIAELGLAIETGVTAEDIALTIHAHPTLGEITMEAAEVALGTPVHIVK; from the coding sequence ATGGTTGTAGGAGATTTTGCTGAAGAAATTGACACGCTTATTATCGGGTCGGGTCCAGGAGGCTATGTTGCAGCAATTCGTGCAGCACAGCTTGGCCAAAAAGTTACACTAGTAGAAAGAGGAGAAACCCTTGGAGGAGTATGCCTAAACGTGGGATGTATCCCTTCAAAAGCGCTGATAAGCACTAGCCACAAGGTTGAGGAAATGAAAAATTCCAGTGATCTCGGGATCACAGTAGATAATGTGAATGTTGATTTTTCAAAAGTCCAAGATTGGAAAAACTCTGTCGTTAAAAAATTAACCGGCGGTGTTGAAGGACTAATGAAGGGAAATAAAGTGGAAGTCGTTAAAGGCGAGGCGTATTTCTCGGATGAAAAAACGGTTCGAGTGACAAAAGACGAATACACGACACAAACTTACAAATTCAACAATTGTATCATCGCAACCGGTTCAAGGCCTATTGAATTGCCTAATTTTAAATGGAGTGACCGAGTCATCTCGTCCACCGAGGCTTTATCCCTTAATGAAATTCCAAAAAAACTTGTCGTTATTGGCGGAGGATATATTGGAACCGAGCTAGGTACGGCGTATGCTAATTTCGGTACCGAAGTCGTTATTTTAGAAGGTGAGAAGCAAATTCTATCTGGCTTTGAAAAGCAAATGGGTATGCTTGTTTCCCGCTCATTGAAGAAAAAGGGAGCAGAAATTTATACTGGTGCGATGGCACAAAGTGTTGAAGAAAAAGAAGACGGTGTCGTTGTAACAGCAGAAATTAAAGGGGAAACGAAAACCTTTGAAGCCGATTACGTATTAGTAACTGTCGGACGCCGCCCAAATACAGATGAGCTTGGGCTTGAACAAATCGGTGTTGAATTGACAGACAAAGGATTAATCAAAGTTGACAACCAATGCAAAACAAACATAGATGGCATTTATGCCATTGGTGATGTTGTTTCCGGCCCTGCACTTGCCCACAAAGCTTCTTACGAAGGGAAAGTAGCTGCGGAAGCAATCAGTGGCAAACCTTCACAAGTTGATTATTTAGCGATTCCTGAAGTTGTGTTCTCTGAACCGGAGCTTGCTTCAGTTGGCTACAATGAAAAGGAAGCGAAGGAAGCCGGCTTTGACGCTGTCGCTTCGAAATTTCCATTTGCCGCAAATGGCCGCGCTCTTACACTTAATGCGACAGACGGCTTTGTAAAGCTCGTCACAAGAAAAGAAGATGGGCTCGTTTTAGGCGCTCAAATTGCTGGGCCAAGCGCATCAGATATGATTGCTGAACTGGGGCTTGCCATTGAAACGGGTGTCACAGCCGAAGATATTGCTCTGACCATTCATGCCCATCCAACACTTGGAGAAATTACAATGGAAGCAGCAGAAGTCGCTCTTGGTACACCTGTTCATATTGTAAAATAG